The following DNA comes from Flavobacterium sp. N3904.
CAAACTCCATATTGAGAATATTGTATGGAAACCCACTATCAAATATATTCCGGGTCCTTTTACTCCATAATTGATTATACTATAGAGAACAATGGCAACAATAGAAATATTGTAAAACAAAAGGGTTTTAACCACAAATATCGCCGATTCCACTTCTTTCATAAGCCAACAAATGATAGCGATTGAAAGTATAGCTGCTCCGGCAATCATTCCCGCAATTTGCCCTCCAAATCCATCTAAAGTAACTTCAAACAATAATAGTATTACTAATTTTGGCACAAAAATTAATGCTAGTCCAGTTAATGCTTCAAAAAGAGCTGTGAGTTTTAAAAATGTTTTCATGTCGTATTTTTTTTAATCAAAAACGCCTTATAAACTTTTGTATAAGGCGTATTGTATTATTTTTTTTAAATGTTAAAAATTAAATCCAAATTTGATAACGGGTCCAAACGTATCCATATTATACAAAAACCGATCAGAACCACTTCCGTTTTCATAATCAAGTCCTATAACCCTGTAACCTCCCTGAATTTGGAATAATTCAGAGAAGCGGTATCCTGCATATGCCTGTACTTGCCATGCAAAATTAGTGTCTGCTCCAAGTCCAAAACCACCTATTTCACCACGAAACTTATAGATTATTTTTTTGCCAGGTTTATTGGTAAATACAGCTATAAACATTGGATCAACCCATCCTTCAGAAATCTCCCTTTTTCTATTAGTTGTTCCGCCACCCAAATTATTTTGATTAATGTCTACACCCGATTTTATTGAATTGTAAAGCAATCCCAACCCAAATTGCAAATTTGGTCTTACTTTGTACAGTCCAGCTACTTCCCAACCCAATTGCTTTGCCGAAACTTCCCCGTTACTTATTAATGCATTTCCTTTCACACCTTGCGCCAAATCCATATACAATAAATCTGAATTGACATTCCATTTTTCATTGGATGCCTCAAGATACAGCATTGCTCCCATTTGCAGATTACTAAAAATATCACTTGGAGTTACATCGGCAGTAACATCGGGAAGATTCCCCAGACCCACATCTCCTGCCATATTAGGAAACATTACATACGGTTCTGCAAGAAATGACCAACCAGCTTTTACAGGTATTGTTTTTTGAGCGTTGATTTGAAATGAATTAAATACAAACAGCATTAAAATTGAAAAATAACTGAATTTTAGTTTCATAGTTTTATAATTTAATTATTACTGATTATTTCTTTTTTAAAATATATAGATTTGCTGACTGACCCGTTATTGGATTACCTTGCATATCCAATTGCGTCAAGGTATTTTCGCCAACTTTGTATTGGCTTGGTCTATCCCTTGAGCCTTCAAGTGTTACCGAAGTTCCAGTTTTGTCCCAAGTAAAAGAACCTTTTTCTATAAAAACCTTACCTTCGCCTTTACCCAAATATTTTGTTGCCAACGAAAAAGTTTTATCTTTGTTTAAAGTTACTGTAGTTTCAATTCCTTCGCAATCTGCGCATGGCAAAACCCCTTTGTATATACCTTGCCAATCCAATGCATTTTCAGAATTATGACTATCCAAATCAACTGTTGTTGTTGAATCGGTAAACACCTCACTGCTTTTAATTTCTTTTTTACAACTTAAAACTAATAATGAAAAGCTAAAAATAATTATAATTTTATTTCTCATTTTGTTTTTCTTTAGATTCTTTCAATTCTCTTTCCAAAAAGTAATTCAAGGCGGTTCTCAAAGTGGCTATTGCCGCGAGTTGTCCTATTTCTGTCCAAGTTGGTGCTATGGCTGTTTTAAGAATATCGGCTCCCAATAATAATTCTAATGCGATTGCCAACGATTTCCCTAATGAAAGTCGGATATTGGTGTCTGGCAAATATCCAGCAGCCTTGGAAAAAGAATCTTTAAAATATTGAATTACCGCTTTCAAAGAAGAATACGCGATTATAATTGCCGATAAAAACTCAATAAATTGGGCAATTGTTTGAGTACTTATTTTTATAATTTCTTCCATAGAATTAAAATCAAACACTCATTTTTTTAATTAAATTACAATAAATCGAGTTTAAATAAATACCCTTTTTGTTTTACTTCGCTTTTTTTAGTTTGTAAATTTTACCTCGATACGAAATTGTCGAACGATTGGAAGCAGTAATAGTTAATGATGCATTGCCTTCTAAAAATACAGTTAAAATCATGTTATATGACACTGTTTTTTCATTAATAGAACATTTAATTACGTAGGATTTATCATCTTTAACGGAAGAATAATTTTGTATATTTCCTTTAAAGTAAAGACCTCCGTTGGTGCTATTATACCCAACACCACTGTAAGCTGTTCCAAAAAAAGGCATTTCGCTTTTTATAGAATCCTTTTCAAATTTTAAAAAATTAGGATTTGTTGTCAAATCTACACTTCTTGTGCCTTGAGGATATGCCATATTAGCCTCAAATTTAAACTCTTTTGATTCTAAAAGCGCAGCAATCTCATTTTGCTTTGCCAACTTTTGTTCTTCTTTCAATTGTTTTTTGGTTTTCTCCTGCGCAAAACCACTTACAATACTTAATGAAAGAAAAACAGTTAAAAATAATGTTTTCATCCCTTTAACTTTTAAATTACATTTTATGTGTAAAACGCATCATTACAATATTTCCGGTTATAAATTCAAAGTTTTTCCATCGTCAGTAATAGAATAGGAGTCAATTTTATCCAGTGTTGACATATATATAGTGTCTCCATTACCTTGACATGCCATCATAGTCATACCCATTTTGGCATCTTTAAAATTAATTTTATTTCCATCCACAATGAGAGTTCCGAAATACTGGTTACAGCTGTTATTTCCTCCAATTTTATTTGTTGCAACATCAAATACAATTGTCGGTTTCTTGTCTGGATACAAACCATCAAAAGCAATTCTTGGCCCCGTTATATAATTTAGTTCCCAAGTTCCTTCCAACGAAGTGGTTTTCATAGTTGCTTTTGTTGTTGAGCATGATACAAATGCTATGCAAATGAATACTATCAATAAAGTTATATTTTTCATGGTCATATATTTAAATATCTAAAATGTGTCTTGTAAAAATACTAAATATTAATAAGAAAAATGTTGTTTTGATTTCAAATTTGCTTTTTAAAAAGGGTATGATTATTTTCGTATAAAAAAGACAATAACATGGTATTACTAGGAATAGGTTCTCGAATTGAACACCCCGAATTTGGAAAAGGAGTTATAACAAACGTTTCTTCAAAAGAATATTGGGTGACATTTATAGAAAACGGTTTGGAGACTATACCGTTAAACGATGATTTCAAAGTTATAGAAGCTACTGTAGATGAAGTCGACACTGTAAGTTTTTCTGAGGTGGAACAAAGTTTGCGAGACCTTTTGAAAAAATGGTCCGATGTCTCTGAAATTGTTCCTATTGGGGATAAATGGAAAGGAGGCAAAATGATTCTTGAGCCAGGTCAAGCTGGTTTGGTGTCCAAAGAGATTCCAATTGATACTTTTTTTCATAAAATTATAATGGTTCGAGATCGTTTGCGCGTAATGGAACAAAAAATTAATACCAGCAAAATAGAAGAAATTGAAAAAATAGAATTGCAACAATACATCACTCGCATATATGGCAGTTTGACCTCTTTTAATATTTTATTCAAATCAACAACCAACCATTTTGTGGGCGAAAAGTCAAAATAGATTTTAAGAAACAATTAATTTTAATACGCTTTTTTATACGTAATTTTATAATCTAATTAAAAAATTAAAATCATGAAAAAAATAATCTTATTAATTGTCATTATTATCGGAGTTATTATTGGTTGTAAAACCAGTGGAAATTCAAGTGAATCCAAAAAATTAAATTTAGTATTCGAATCAAAAAGCAATAGCAAAGTTACCGGAACAGCCACTTTTGTAGAGAAAAATGGCAAAGTAACTTTTGTTGCCAAAATTGCAGGATTACAGCCAGGAATTCATGCTATTCACATACACGAAAAATCAGATTGTTCTGCTGCAGACGGAAGCTCGGCCGGAGGGCACTGGAATCCGACCTTCAAAAAACACGGAAAATGGGGTGTTGATGAATACCACAAAGGTGACATTGGTAATTTTACTGCTGACGGAAATGGAAATGGAACAATAACATTGACTACAGACGAATGGTGTATTGGCTGTGGAGATGCTACAAAAGATATCATTGGAAAAGGACTTATTGTGCATCAAGGTGCCGATGACTTTGTTACACAACCTTCAGGAAATGCTGGAGCAAGAGTAGCTTGTTCTGCCATTATTAAATAAATTCATAAAAGTCTTTTATTGCTCTTGAAAGAAAAAGAACATCATTATTTTAAAAATGCTGCCGATTGGCGAGAATGGTTGCACAACAATCATCATTCGTCAACTGGTGTGTATTTGATTTTTTATAAAGTGAACAGTCCATTTGAAAGTATGCGTTGGGAAGAAGCTGTACAGGTTGCCATTTGTTACGGTTGGATTGATTCGACAGTCAGAAATGTTGATGAACACAGCCGAAAACAAGTTTTTTCGCCTAGAAAAGACAAAAGTGTTTGGAGCAAACTCAACAAAACCTATATTGAGAAACTCATTGCTGATAATCTGATGCACGAAAGTGGATTGGCCAAAATAGAAAAGGCAAAGCAAAACGGCACATGGACTTCCTTGAATGCTGTCGAAGATTTAATAATACCAG
Coding sequences within:
- a CDS encoding YdeI/OmpD-associated family protein, which codes for MKEKEHHYFKNAADWREWLHNNHHSSTGVYLIFYKVNSPFESMRWEEAVQVAICYGWIDSTVRNVDEHSRKQVFSPRKDKSVWSKLNKTYIEKLIADNLMHESGLAKIEKAKQNGTWTSLNAVEDLIIPEDLELAFNQNQTAFENYQNFSPSYRKSYLYWLNQAKRSETRNSRIATIIEFCEQNKKSRD
- a CDS encoding superoxide dismutase family protein, which gives rise to MKKIILLIVIIIGVIIGCKTSGNSSESKKLNLVFESKSNSKVTGTATFVEKNGKVTFVAKIAGLQPGIHAIHIHEKSDCSAADGSSAGGHWNPTFKKHGKWGVDEYHKGDIGNFTADGNGNGTITLTTDEWCIGCGDATKDIIGKGLIVHQGADDFVTQPSGNAGARVACSAIIK
- a CDS encoding DUF4251 domain-containing protein gives rise to the protein MKTLFLTVFLSLSIVSGFAQEKTKKQLKEEQKLAKQNEIAALLESKEFKFEANMAYPQGTRSVDLTTNPNFLKFEKDSIKSEMPFFGTAYSGVGYNSTNGGLYFKGNIQNYSSVKDDKSYVIKCSINEKTVSYNMILTVFLEGNASLTITASNRSTISYRGKIYKLKKAK
- a CDS encoding DUF1622 domain-containing protein, which gives rise to MEEIIKISTQTIAQFIEFLSAIIIAYSSLKAVIQYFKDSFSKAAGYLPDTNIRLSLGKSLAIALELLLGADILKTAIAPTWTEIGQLAAIATLRTALNYFLERELKESKEKQNEK
- a CDS encoding META domain-containing protein, whose translation is MKNITLLIVFICIAFVSCSTTKATMKTTSLEGTWELNYITGPRIAFDGLYPDKKPTIVFDVATNKIGGNNSCNQYFGTLIVDGNKINFKDAKMGMTMMACQGNGDTIYMSTLDKIDSYSITDDGKTLNL
- a CDS encoding copper resistance protein NlpE, whose translation is MRNKIIIIFSFSLLVLSCKKEIKSSEVFTDSTTTVDLDSHNSENALDWQGIYKGVLPCADCEGIETTVTLNKDKTFSLATKYLGKGEGKVFIEKGSFTWDKTGTSVTLEGSRDRPSQYKVGENTLTQLDMQGNPITGQSANLYILKKK